The Lepisosteus oculatus isolate fLepOcu1 chromosome 4, fLepOcu1.hap2, whole genome shotgun sequence genome window below encodes:
- the LOC102693210 gene encoding nanos homolog 1 → MMETFQAVENKLENSQVEFLQGARYVSNAYENAFNSWNDYLGLTTLITCTKAVTSNTKNDLRMSAEVDLTSKASYFEKSMDLNDFGFCSHEDLVLADRYAEFRPFSGRSSPALFNSSPEYVDRERALQWGIVDNRHQNPQAVPKQRAKMDMQVCVFCRNNKESISRYSTHILKGPDGRVLCPVLRRYTCPLCGANGDNAHTIKYCPLSKLQASSAKQLKPRCLAAKKIR, encoded by the coding sequence ATGATGGAAACTTTTCAAGCTGTAGAAAACAAGCTGGAAAATTCCCAGGTGGAGTTTTTGCAGGGCGCCAGGTATGTAAGCAACGCGTACGAGAATGCCTTTAACTCGTGGAATGACTATCTGGGACTGACCACTCTTATAACCTGCACCAAAGCGGTGACCAGCAATACTAAAAACGACTTGAGGATGAGCGCAGAGGTAGACCTCACTTCAAAAGCGTCTTACTTCGAAAAATCCATGGATTTGAATGACTTTGGGTTTTGCTCTCACGAGGATCTTGTTCTGGCGGACAGGTATGCGGAGTTCAGACCTTTCTCTGGCAGGTCAAGTCCAGCCCTCTTCAACAGTTCCCCGGAGTACGTCGACCGTGAGAGGGCTCTTCAGTGGGGCATCGTGGATAACAGGCATCAGAACCCACAAGCAGTTCCGAAACAAAGGGCTAAAATGGACATGCAAGTCTGCGTCTTTTGCAGGAATAATAAAGAAAGCATTTCCCGCTACAGCACGCACATTTTAAAAGGGCCCGACGGGAGAGTCCTTTGCCCCGTTTTACGGAGGTACACTTGTCCCCTGTGCGGTGCCAATGGAGATAATGCGCATACCATAAAATACTGCCCTCTCTCCAAACTCCAAGCCAGTTCCGCGAAACAACTGAAACCAAGATGCCTGGCAGCAAAGAAGATTCGCTAA